A single genomic interval of uncultured Desulfobulbus sp. harbors:
- the recC gene encoding exodeoxyribonuclease V subunit gamma codes for MLLHQSNRLENLFQQLAAILEEPLADPLQPEIIVVQNQGMAQWVSRQLALQTGIAANLHFPLPGRCIWDLFDRLTPADSGEDLFQAPVLRWRIFALLPGLLSHAAFAEPAAYLAGDHDQSRLFQFSGQLGDTFDQYQVYRPDLLERWQQGEENHWQAILWRQLSRETVSQRVELGRWWRRLAAGDPPASAQLPARLHLFGLNALAPLYLEIFAGFSRFLPLHLYHLSPCLHFWGDLVSARQQAVLRSRGRAAGEEMYYEQGHPLLVSLGRAGQDFFRQLQEYPLQEVDLYQSGEERSLLSVLQNDILHLQDRSLEGEQRYLLDPGDHSLQLHCCYSPLREIQVLHDRLLDLFVSHPDLTPGDILVSAPDIGRYAEAIGGVFGEAQGEHRIPWSFADQSFAGEQPQIRCFLDLLALLESRFSAPEVLAWCENPLLLARFDLDAGMLPRLHTWVEEAGIRWGLDAEHRCALEVDSGSGHSWRFGLDRLLLGYLMGGAGETVEGLLPYGNLVTGEAEAIGGLSCLLDTLGRWQREIRRDRLASQWCQDLLTMVDEFFSADTDDFGVALLKETILRLQGDVRLADLQVELSFAVLRAQLEEQFARSSGGQPFLSGRVTFCNMVPMRSVPFKVICLLGIGDQDFPRSQHPPSFDLMATSPRLGDRNRRNDDRYLFLEALLSAREVLYLSWVGRSQRDESLMPPSVVVCELRDYIDQSCSLSPAGEPLPSKHLTREHPMQPFSRRCFSLESAIGSYNHAWLPAAEQGEAPSFLPSPLPPAEERERRVELAQLIRFWRHPTRYFLEHRLGLRLRGEGSALAESEPFQLDQLQRYLLRQEAVSASLADLPQPQFFAGLAGSGRLPQGGFGRVQFAEIEEEAAQIAAQLQPLFNAPREPVEIEIPSGPFHLSGWLGNLYPEGRVTWRPGRMKGADLMEWWLSHLCLNLVQPSGHPACSLHFSWERQGKTKTQSVQQRRLPPVASAGKILEQLLELYYQGLSRPLPFFPETSLAWAGAKPGKEWDDARLAWLGGFNRDGEGADPAYGYFYPGQALPFDEEFVELSGLFSRIIDLMEEADAAS; via the coding sequence GTGTTGCTGCATCAATCCAATCGCTTGGAAAATCTCTTTCAGCAGCTCGCAGCCATCCTTGAGGAGCCACTTGCCGATCCGCTGCAACCGGAAATCATTGTGGTGCAGAATCAGGGCATGGCCCAGTGGGTGAGCCGCCAGCTGGCCTTGCAGACCGGTATTGCGGCCAACCTCCATTTTCCCCTGCCCGGGCGCTGCATCTGGGATCTGTTTGATCGGCTCACCCCTGCGGATTCCGGCGAGGATCTCTTCCAGGCGCCGGTCCTCCGTTGGCGGATCTTTGCCCTGTTGCCCGGATTGCTGAGCCATGCGGCCTTTGCCGAGCCCGCCGCCTACCTGGCGGGGGATCATGACCAGAGTCGCCTGTTTCAGTTCAGTGGGCAACTGGGCGACACCTTTGATCAGTACCAGGTCTATCGTCCCGATCTGCTTGAGCGGTGGCAGCAGGGGGAGGAGAACCACTGGCAGGCCATACTCTGGCGTCAGCTGAGCAGAGAGACCGTTTCGCAGCGGGTCGAACTTGGGAGATGGTGGCGGCGTTTGGCGGCAGGCGATCCGCCGGCGTCGGCGCAATTACCGGCTCGGCTGCACCTCTTCGGCCTCAACGCGCTCGCACCGTTGTATCTTGAGATTTTTGCCGGGTTCAGCCGATTCCTGCCGCTGCATCTCTATCATCTCAGTCCCTGCCTTCATTTTTGGGGGGATCTGGTCTCGGCCCGGCAGCAGGCTGTGCTGCGTTCTCGGGGCAGGGCAGCTGGGGAGGAGATGTACTACGAGCAGGGACATCCCCTGCTGGTGAGCCTGGGGCGCGCTGGCCAGGATTTTTTTCGTCAGCTCCAGGAGTATCCCTTGCAAGAGGTCGATCTCTATCAATCGGGAGAAGAGCGGAGCCTGCTCTCGGTGCTGCAAAACGATATTTTGCATCTTCAGGACCGATCCCTTGAAGGCGAACAGCGGTATTTGCTCGATCCGGGCGATCATTCGCTCCAGCTGCACTGCTGCTATTCGCCGCTGCGGGAAATTCAGGTCCTGCACGACCGGCTGCTTGATCTGTTCGTCAGCCATCCCGACCTGACACCCGGGGATATCCTGGTGAGTGCGCCGGATATCGGCCGCTATGCCGAGGCCATTGGTGGGGTGTTCGGTGAGGCCCAGGGAGAACATCGCATTCCCTGGTCCTTTGCCGACCAGTCGTTTGCCGGCGAGCAGCCGCAGATTCGCTGTTTCCTTGACCTGCTCGCCCTGTTGGAGAGCCGCTTTAGCGCGCCCGAGGTCCTGGCTTGGTGCGAAAATCCATTGCTCCTGGCCAGGTTTGACCTGGATGCAGGGATGCTGCCCAGGTTGCACACCTGGGTGGAGGAGGCGGGTATCCGCTGGGGCCTTGACGCTGAACACCGGTGTGCGCTGGAGGTGGATTCGGGCTCCGGCCATAGCTGGCGTTTTGGTCTGGACCGGTTGCTCCTGGGCTATCTGATGGGGGGGGCGGGAGAGACCGTGGAGGGCTTGCTCCCCTACGGCAATCTGGTCACCGGCGAGGCCGAGGCGATTGGCGGGTTGAGCTGCCTGCTCGACACCCTGGGCCGGTGGCAACGGGAGATTCGTCGCGACCGGCTGGCAAGCCAGTGGTGTCAGGATCTCTTGACGATGGTGGATGAATTTTTTAGTGCCGATACTGACGATTTCGGGGTTGCCCTGCTCAAGGAGACCATCCTGCGTCTGCAGGGTGACGTCCGACTGGCCGATCTCCAGGTCGAGCTCTCCTTTGCCGTGCTCAGGGCCCAGCTGGAGGAGCAGTTTGCCCGGTCCAGCGGAGGGCAGCCCTTTCTCAGCGGCCGGGTGACCTTTTGCAACATGGTGCCCATGCGATCGGTCCCCTTCAAGGTGATCTGTCTGCTCGGTATCGGGGATCAGGATTTTCCCCGCAGCCAGCATCCGCCCTCTTTTGACCTGATGGCCACATCTCCCCGTCTGGGCGATCGCAACCGGCGCAACGACGATCGCTACCTCTTCCTCGAGGCCCTGTTGTCCGCGCGCGAGGTGCTGTATCTCTCCTGGGTGGGGCGCAGTCAGCGTGATGAGAGCCTGATGCCGCCTTCGGTGGTGGTGTGCGAGTTGCGCGACTATATCGACCAGAGCTGCAGCCTTTCTCCGGCGGGCGAGCCTTTGCCGTCGAAGCATCTCACCCGTGAGCATCCGATGCAGCCGTTCAGCCGCCGCTGTTTCAGCCTGGAATCCGCCATTGGCAGCTACAATCACGCCTGGTTGCCGGCGGCGGAGCAGGGCGAGGCACCATCCTTTCTCCCGAGCCCCCTGCCCCCTGCCGAGGAGCGCGAACGCAGGGTGGAGCTGGCTCAGCTGATTCGGTTCTGGCGGCATCCGACCCGTTATTTTTTGGAGCACAGGCTCGGTCTGCGCCTGCGGGGCGAGGGGAGCGCGCTTGCGGAGAGCGAACCTTTTCAGCTCGATCAGCTGCAGCGCTATCTGCTGCGGCAGGAGGCCGTTTCCGCCTCCCTTGCCGACCTGCCCCAGCCGCAGTTTTTTGCCGGACTGGCAGGAAGCGGCCGTCTGCCCCAGGGGGGATTCGGGCGAGTTCAGTTCGCCGAGATCGAGGAGGAGGCCGCCCAGATTGCAGCCCAGCTGCAACCGCTCTTCAACGCCCCGAGAGAGCCAGTGGAAATCGAGATCCCATCAGGCCCTTTTCACCTGAGCGGCTGGCTCGGCAATCTCTATCCCGAAGGGCGCGTCACCTGGCGGCCGGGGCGGATGAAGGGCGCGGATCTGATGGAGTGGTGGCTGTCCCATCTCTGCCTCAATCTGGTACAGCCCTCCGGGCATCCGGCCTGCTCCCTCCATTTTTCCTGGGAGCGTCAGGGGAAAACGAAGACCCAGTCCGTGCAGCAACGACGGCTGCCTCCGGTTGCATCGGCCGGGAAGATTCTGGAGCAGCTGCTGGAGCTCTATTACCAGGGACTCAGCCGTCCCTTGCCCTTTTTTCCGGAAACCAGCCTGGCCTGGGCTGGGGCCAAGCCGGGCAAGGAATGGGACGACGCTCGCCTGGCCTGGTTGGGCGGCTTTAACCGCGATGGTGAAGGCGCTGATCCGGCGTATGGGTATTTTTACCCTGGGCAAGCTCTCCCCTTTGATGAGGAGTTTGTCGAGTTGAGTGGTCTGTTTTCCCGCATCATAGACCTCATGGAGGAAGCGGATGCAGCGTCTTGA